The proteins below come from a single Candida albicans SC5314 chromosome 7, complete sequence genomic window:
- the CYR1 gene encoding adenylate cyclase (Class III adenylyl cyclase; mutant lacks cAMP; mutant hyphal growth defect rescued by exogenous cAMP; required for mouse mucosal or systemic infection; role in macrophage sensitivity, apoptosis; downstream of Ras1p and CO2 signaling), translated as MSFLRRDKSKANFRDGSATGLEEPVSPTTHFSPNAPPPLDGNHGDHYHDPDSPRSSVVSLPQLIHNSATHHLKENYRGFHANKRPKGIANVPPLAQPIKPRFKKKSNSLLNKLIYSTKKEDDETATSGKESRSSSIISDEKRKSASSASSGSSRQKFRFSSFDSNLSTSSSSPPKDKKASISDTVSDSSTVTASMSNMPTISIDLNLDEMHDIIKSPETPAPTVGLPTQKAEKKASPTAIKNWQAPESWDVKAPIKKEEPHAPKIEEVAENDVAIDNVLEKKRLPVLYGTHQVPHVTNSKDIKSSHIIRVFKEDNTFTTILCPLETTTSELLAIVQKKFFLESTTNFQLSVCIGNCVKVLEDFEKPLKIQMGLLLLSGYTEEDKLRMLGREDLSFVCKFVVENIFLRSLTHDEEVLLSRNYVDVNISSLNLKNVPIIFHQHTYEIEKLNVANNPSIYLPLDFIQGCTSLAYVDFSHNGCSKFPNNLLEAPQLTHLNLEMNFLDEIPQRISCLSNLTNLKLSSNQLYSLPHSFSTLTNLKQLDLSSNYFDSYPEAVNKLTNLVELNFSYNDLSIIPESIANLINLQKLNLCTNKLSGTLPGYLSQLKALKRLDIRYNYISNVDVLGIIPNLEVAYASKNAISTFSDQMKCLRLLHFDRNPITELKFNTQMQMLSVLDLSRAKITAFPAEFVEKVPNIEKLVLDKNHLVSLPNELCQLSKLVSLSVHANNLQSLPANIGDLRFLKYLDLHSNNLKSLPDQIWDLCHLTSLNVASNNLTSFPKAPYSVVKRLSSSLVDVHLESSQTLSLADSLLILILSDNRLSDDCFDEISFLIALKSLNVSYNDLIEIPQGTLSRLTRLNELYLSGNELTTLPADDLEVLKSLKLLYMNNNKLVSLPAELSRIANLQHLDVSSNQLKYNISNWPYDWSWHWNKNLKYLNFSGNKRFEIKQSHIKNPETGEDFDSLLVLKQLRVLGLIDVTLTTTNVPEQAVDLRLRTTASEFDNFGYGVSDSLGMRDHVSARDLFVQKFRGKENEMLLCAFDGKHGATNQGHRISLVAKNMFVRNFTKELDEIKNDDEIENALRKAFLNFNKEINGILTAKKNKSFTPVPNMSKEALELNLVDDGNAGCTVSVIYIKDKKLYSANIGDIEALLCRNNGDQFLLTEKHDPTNREEFERIRASGGYVSGGGELDGQLSVSRGVGFFNFLPHTHCGPTIRRFKITNDDDMIILGSKQLWDFISYESAVDIIRKDKNDPMVAAQKLRDFAICYGATDKICVIVLTFGNRQKQAANMYSNYGVDRRRRDKQQVVGGDSNLRKLEQEIEPPIGPLALVFTDIKNSTLLWDSYPAPMRSAIKIHNTIMRRQLRITGGYEVKTEGDAFMVAFPSPTAALLWCFQVQQNLVTADWPSEILETDQCCVVSDSENNTIFRGLSVRMGIHWGSPVCEPDVITGRMDYFGPMVNRASRISAIADGGQIAVSSDFLDVLNSLTVKHNNIKNNVESLIDAYQGNENAGMTIERELNALEDLGCNYFKIGERKLKGLETPEPITLVFTNRLKLRYDIFQKRLDANHSTRVAGTLPVEIIYGLRTVSLRLENLCSSINNGGNYCSEGFESSSGVISQKMNSSFKDSDLISLLNHVTTRIESCTTTLFLRQQLSQIKGNGGLIETNNSPSLDVIMDEIADIMKTVNELK; from the coding sequence ATGAGTTTTTTAAGGAGAGATAAATCTAAAGCCAACTTTAGAGATGGTTCAGCTACTGGATTAGAGGAACCAGTTTCCCCCACCACTCATTTTTCACCCAATGCTCCACCTCCACTCGATGGCAATCATGGGGATCATTATCATGATCCAGACTCCCCAAGATCTTCTGTTGTGTCATTACCGCAACTAATTCATAACTCAGCTACCCACcatttaaaagaaaattatcGCGGGTTCCATGCCAACAAACGACCAAAAGGTATTGCCAATGTTCCTCCATTGGCTCAACCTATAAAACCACGatttaaaaagaagagcaattcattattgaataaGCTAATATATTCcacaaagaaagaagacGATGAAACAGCCACAAGTGGGAAAGAGTCTCGATCGAGCTCTATCATATCGGATGAAAAACGCAAAAGTGCTAGCCTGGCATCGTCTGGCAGTTCAAGACAAAAGTTTAgattttcttcatttgaTAGCAATTTGTCTACATCCTCTAGTTCTCCTCCTAAAGATAAAAAAGCACTGATTTCCGACACCGTGTCGGATTCATCAACGGTTACTGCATCCATGTCAAATATGCCAACGATATCGATTGATCTTAATCTCGACGAAATGCACGACATTATCAAGTCACCTGAAACCCCAGCCCCGACTGTTGGCTTACCAACCCAGAAAGCAGAGAAAAAGGCTTCACCAACAGCCATCAAAAACTGGCAGGCCCCTGAAAGTTGGGATGTGAAGGCTCCTATTAAAAAGGAAGAACCTCATGCACCTAAGATTGAAGAAGTTGCAGAGAATGATGTAGCAATAGATAATGTTTTGGAAAAGAAACGATTGCCGGTACTATATGGTACTCACCAAGTGCCGCATGTTACAAATTCGAAAGACATAAAGTCAAGTCACATTATTCGAGTATTCAAAGAAGATAACACTTTCACGACAATCTTATGTCCCTTGGAAACAACCACCAGTGAGCTTTTAGCTATTGTGCAAAAGAAATTCTTTCTTGAGTCAACAACCAATTTCCAACTATCGGTATGTATTGGGAACTGTGTTAAGGTATTggaagattttgaaaagcCTCTCAAGATTCAAATGGGGTTACTTTTACTCAGTGGTTATACAGAAGAGGATAAGTTGAGAATGTTAGGAAGAGAAGACTTGTCATTTGTATGcaaatttgttgttgaaaacaTATTTTTGAGGAGTTTGACTCatgatgaagaagtttTATTGTCACGGAATTACGTCGATGTAAATATATCTTCactaaatttgaaaaatgtcCCTATTATATTCCATCAACATACTTAtgagattgaaaaattaaatgtgGCCAATAATCCCTCCATATACTTGCCATTGGATTTCATTCAGGGATGTACTAGTTTGGCGTATGTGGACTTTTCCCACAATGGGTGTTCTAAATTCcccaataatttattagaagCACCCCAATTGACTCATTTGAACTTGGAAATGAACTTTTTGGATGAAATACCCCAAAGAATAAGTTGTTTGTCAAATTTAACTAACTTGAAATTGAGTTCGAATCAACTTTATTCGCTTCCACATTCATTTAGTACCTTAACTAATTTGAAACAGCTTGATTTGTcatcaaattattttgatagCTACCCGGAAGCAGTCAACAAATTGACCAATTTAGtggaattgaatttttcatacAATGATTTATCGATAATTCCTGAATCTATTGCGAATTTGATTAACttgcaaaaattgaatttatgtACTAATAAGTTGTCAGGGACATTACCTGGTTATTTGTCCCAATTAAAAGCGTTAAAGCGTTTGGATATCCgatataattatatttccAACGTTGACGTATTGGGAATAATACCTAATTTGGAGGTTGCCTATGCATCCAAAAATGCAATCTCAACATTTAGTGATCAAATGAAGTGCTTGAGACTCTTACATTTTGATAGGAATCCAATAACCGAACTTAAGTTTAATACTCAGATGCAAATGTTGTCCGTTTTGGATTTGTCAAGAGCAAAAATTACGGCATTCCCGGcagaatttgttgaaaaggttccaaatattgaaaaattagtGCTTGACAAAAATCATTTAGTGTCTCTCCCTAATGAACTTTGTCAATTGTCAAAATTAGTATCATTATCTGTACATGCCAATAATTTGCAGTCTTTACCAGCAAACATTGGAGATTTaagatttttgaaatatttggatTTGCACAGtaacaatttgaaatcattgcCTGATCAAATTTGGGATCTTTGTCATTTGACACTGTTAAATGTTGCATCCAATAACTTGACTTCATTCCCCAAGGCTCCTTATTCTGTCGTGAAAAGGTTATCTTCGTCTCTTGTTGATGTACATCTCGAATCTTCGCAAACTTTATCTTTAGCTGACagtttgttgattttaatattgTCTGATAATCGATTAAGTGACGATTGCTTTGATGagatttcatttttgataGCCTTAAAGTCGTTGAATGTGTCATACAATGATTTAATAGAGATTCCACAGGGGACATTAAGTCGTTTGACTAGGCTCAATGAGTTGTACTTGTCAGGAAATGAATTGACAACTTTACCAGCTGATGACTTGGAAGTGCTAAAGTCATTAAAATTGTTATACatgaataataacaaaCTTGTTTCACTCCCAGCAGAGTTGAGCCGAATCGCCAATTTGCAACATTTGGACGTTAGTtctaatcaattgaaatataatatttCCAATTGGCCATACGATTGGAGTTGGCACTggaataaaaatttaaaatatttgaatttttccGGTAATAAACGGtttgaaataaaacaaaGTCATATTAAGAATCCCGAAACAGGAGAGGATTTCGATAGTTTATTGGTATTGAAGCAATTGAGAGTGTTGGGATTGATCGACGTTACGTTGACGACAACAAACGTGCCAGAACAAGCTGTTGACTTGAGATTGAGAACTACTGCTtctgaatttgataattttggGTATGGGGTCAGTGATTCTTTAGGTATGAGGGACCATGTTTCAGCACGTGATTTATTTGTCCAAAAGTTTAGAGGTAAAGAAAACGAGATGTTGCTTTGTGCATTTGATGGTAAGCATGGGGCAACCAATCAAGGTCACAGGATCTCCTTGGTTGCGAAAAACATGTTTGTGAGAAATTTCACAAAAGAATTGGATGAAATAAagaatgatgatgaaatagAAAATGCCCTTAGAAAAGcttttttgaatttcaataaagaaatcaatgGTATTTTGACCGCTAAAAAGAACAAGTCATTTACACCTGTGCCTAACATGTCAAAAGAAGCtcttgaattgaatttggtaGACGATGGTAACGCTGGTTGTACCGTGTCTGTGATTTATATTAAAGATAAGAAACTTTATTCTGCAAACATTGGTGACATTGAGGCGTTACTTTGCAGGAACAATGGTGATCAATTTTTACTTACCGAAAAACATGATCCAACCAATCGTGAAGAGtttgaaagaattagaGCTTCTGGCGGATATGTTTCAGGTGGGGGAGAGTTAGATGGGCAATTATCAGTGTCACGAGGGGTAggatttttcaactttttgcCTCATACACATTGTGGGCCTACTATTCGCCGGTTTAAAATAACTAATGACGATGATATGATTATTTTGGGAAGTAAACAGTTGTGGGATTTCATTTCTTATGAATCAGCTGTTGACATTATCCGTAAAGATAAGAATGATCCTATGGTGGCCGCACAAAAGTTGCGAGATTTTGCTATATGTTATGGTGCAACCGATAAAATTTGCGTCATTGTCTTAACTTTTGGTAATAGGCAGAAACAAGCTGCCAATATGTATTCCAATTATGGTGTTGATAGAAGACGTCGAGATAAGCAACAAGTTGTTGGTGGAGACTCTAATCTCCGTAAATTAGAACAAGAGATTGAGCCACCAATAGGACCATTAGCTTTGGTTTTCACTGATATCAAAAACTCAACTTTATTATGGGATTCGTACCCGGCACCTATGAGATCAGCAATCAAAATTCATAACACAATAATGCGTCGACAATTGCGAATTACTGGTGGATATGAAGTGAAGACTGAAGGTGATGCGTTCATGGTTGCCTTTCCTTCGCCAACCGCGGCTTTGTTGTGGTGTTTCCAAGTGCAACAAAACTTGGTGACTGCAGACTGGCCATCAGAAATACTTGAAACTGATCAGTGTTGTGTAGTATCGGATTCAGAAAACAATACCATTTTCAGGGGGTTGTCGGTTCGTATGGGTATACATTGGGGCTCTCCTGTATGTGAACCAGATGTTATAACCGGCAGAATGGATTATTTTGGGCCAATGGTCAATAGAGCGTCGCGTATCAGTGCTATTGCTGATGGTGGACAAATTGCTGTCAGTTCTGATTTCTTGGATGTGTTGAATAGTTTAACTGTTAaacataataatatcaaaaacaatGTTGAGTCTTTGATTGATGCCTATCAGGGCAATGAAAATGCCGGAATGACAATTGAACGAGAATTGAATGCATTGGAGGATCTTGGGTGTAActattttaaaattggtGAGCGTAAATTGAAGGGGTTGGAAACACCAGAACCTATCACTTTGGTGTTTACCAATAGATTGAAATTGAGATATGatatatttcaaaagaGACTTGATGCAAATCATAGTACTCGAGTGGCTGGAACATTACCAGTGGAGATCATATATGGATTAAGAACAGTATCGTTAAGGTTGGAGAATCTCTGTTCTTCGATCAATAATGGTGGTAATTATTGCAGTGAAGGATTTGAATCTTCATCAGGGGTTATTTCACAAAAGATGAATTCATCGTTCAAAGATCTGGATTTGATCTCATTGCTCAATCACGTTACAACTAGAATTGAAAGTTGTACTACAACATTGTTTTTGCGTCAACAATTAAGTCAAATTAAAGGAAATGGCGGGTTGATAGAGACTAACAATTCTCCATCATTGGATGTTATTATGGATGAAATAGCAGACATCATGAAAACAGTTAATGAACTTAAATAG
- the CHS6 gene encoding Chs6p (Protein with tetratricopeptide repeats (TPRs); ortholog of S. cerevisiae Chs6, which has role in localizing chitin synthase; Cyr1-regulated in hyphae; possibly essential, disruptants not obtained by UAU1 method; flow model biofilm repressed) has protein sequence MTTAFSFSPSAEATPKIREDNFGETLGIRANLQHQDIGPPDLIHRSIYAGSKSALYNQNDFVKDKQKKDDDGYVGYYHFVNGLKPQSSEQYIMELIKHGAPYKRDAIITYCTYNIFSKTDFRMKYIVHHKDLSVDKSYQIAGRTASEIHPNYLKELDASQIVRFIYYLDNPDNQLVGLVNFPDYVKDKEAILGSLDILTKHLPKGYMTGTSSGYGAPTSCGDDKKTNYYRNRLVDAIIRLDKLGDYRISQSIKLFHGDEFNCVILKLIKDELEYIQLINESTKKQNLYTTQSALILVEQVKFLISKEQYKLALEIAKKTILILPLDFDCWFYLALSYILVKDVENALLVINSLPIIINKNKGTHDLPDLFVSTFIERLELEEVISEKSFYEYFPNPKNTNGELIASIRKMWNDSFLFNPLSRHPIVGQHFSQSPLVNSSAIEIASVDTILVKTCAPNSTKNAFASQSAGSSASSILNFTRKSTWGRTYDLLSFMVALVGWEHVISIKERLFKSNVETTTAENNNYIVNHGAKEKLVTCEAWLEQLFITIYEDLRTLMITIANNSNQERSALEWEMIGLLGWSVKHNLRDSISSLVTSIIGKNVQGEFDYFSTVQLLEIYDEFILDCPGYMDNYNGKFFSNKLILRVSSKKMCDSLVKSLEQEYFKLDFVLLAIIKLISWNVRWYQYVPDYLIMSILQKLIAKYDSVYIMTTIKIIFEQNKRQKTTKSLFGKKKKEGPYEFVESDTIYDYMDYLVNWIYSIS, from the coding sequence ATGACAACTGCATTCTCATTTTCACCTTCAGCTGAAGCAACACCAAAGATAAGAGAGGATAATTTTGGGGAAACATTAGGAATCAGGGCTAATCTTCAACATCAAGATATTGGTCCTCCCGATTTAATCCACCGTTCAATTTATGCCGGATCAAAATCAGCATTATATAACCAAAACGATTTTGTTAAAGATAAGCAGAAAAaggatgatgatggttATGTTGgatattatcattttgtTAATGGATTAAAGCCTCAAAGTAGCGAGCAATATATTATGGAATTAATAAAGCATGGAGCCCCGTATAAACGAGACGCTATAATTACTTATTGTACATATAACATATTCAGCAAAACTGATTTTCGAATGAAATATATAGTACATCATAAAGATTTACTGGTTGACAAGTCATACCAAATTGCTGGTCGAACAGCGTCAGAAATCCAcccaaattatttaaagGAACTTGATGCGTCACAAATAGTTCGATTTATATACTATTTGGATAATCCGGATAATCAATTGGTTGGATTAGTTAATTTTCCTGATTATGTAAAAGATAAAGAGGCGATTCTTGGATCACTTGATATATTGACAAAACATCTTCCTAAAGGATACATGACGGGGACATCATCTGGGTATGGAGCTCCTACTTCATGCGGGGATGACAAAAAGACAAACTATTATCGTAATCGATTGGTCGATGCGATAATAAGATTGGATAAGTTGGGGGACTATAGAATTAGTCAACtgattaaattatttcatGGAGACGAGTTTAATTGTGTGATTCTTAAATTAATCAAGGATGAACTCGAATATatacaattgattaatgagTCTACAAAGAAACAGAATTTGTATACCACACAACTGGCATTGATATTAGTTGAGCAAGTCAAATTTCTTATATCTAAAGAGCAATATAAATTAGCTTTGGAAATTGCGAAAAAAACGATATTGATATTACCATTAGATTTCGATTGTTGGTTCTATTTAGCATTGTCATATATTTTAGTTAAAGACGTTGAAAATGCTTTACTTGTTATCAATTCATTGCCTatcattataaataaaaacaaaggaACACATGATCTACCAGATTTGTTTGTGTCGACATTTATTGAACGACTCGAGTTGGAAGAAGTCATTTCCGAAAAGCTGTTTTACGAATATTTCCCTAATCCTAAAAATACCAATGGCGAGCTTATTGCTTCTATTCGGAAAATGTGGAATGATTCATTCTTATTTAATCCTTTGTCTAGGCATCCTATTGTGGGACAACATTTTTCTCAGTCGCCATTGGTCAACAGTTCTGCTATTGAAATTGCATCGGTGGATACTATTCTTGTTAAAACATGTGCACCAAACTCAACTAAAAATGCCTTTGCATCCCAGTCAGCCGGTTCTAGTGCATCTTCTATTTTGAACTTTACTCGAAAATCAACTTGGGGACGAACTTATGATCTCTTGTCGTTCATGGTAGCACTTGTCGGGTGGGAACACgtgatttcaattaaagAGAGGTTGTTTAAGCTGAATGTCGAAACTACCACTGCTGAAAATAACAATTATATTGTGAACCATGGAGCTAAGGAAAAGTTAGTGACATGTGAAGCTTGGTTAGAACAGTTGTTCATTACAATTTACGAAGATCTCCGGACACTAATGATCACTATTGCCAACAACAGCAATCAGGAACGGAGTGCGTTAGAATGGGAAATGATAGGTTTGTTAGGATGGCTGGTGAAACACAATTTACGAGACTCCATCAGCCTGTTGGTTACTAGTATTATTGGCAAGAATGTGCAAGGTGAGTTTGATTACTTTAGTACCGTGCAATTGTTGGAAATTTATGATGAGTTTATTCTTGATTGTCCAGGTTACATGGATAATTATAATGGCAAGTTTTTCAgcaacaaattgattttacgAGTTTCTAGTAAAAAAATGTGTGATAGTTTGGTGAAATCATTGGAACAAGAGTATTTCAAGCTTGattttgttcttcttgCAATAATTAAGTTGATTAGTTGGAATGTGCGATGGTATCAATATGTTCCTGATTATCTTATAATGAGcattttacaaaaattgataGCAAAATATGATCTGGTTTACATTATGACtacaatcaaaatcatattTGAACAGAACAAAAGGCAGAAAACTACTAAATCCTTATTcgggaaaaagaaaaaagaaggaCCCtatgaatttgttgaaagtgACACTATATACGACTATATGGATTATCTTGTCAATTGGATCTATAGTATATCCTGA